From a region of the Dictyostelium discoideum AX4 chromosome 2 chromosome, whole genome shotgun sequence genome:
- the ctnC gene encoding hypothetical protein translates to MNKILSLFLITILLISKVMSSSEECKLCTDFMYDSLNELIEIAINGGVIGSCGALCNKLGIAPLCMVCAIACDAVGINGFMDLLQDVFPDPIYICESVKMCQYNDKANATITEVVINPMSGNVGDTFKIGVSFNVTNTIATGEILWNVVDPRGFQFGETEVIIDAAPSIYGAAFSFQATPSEQEEFPPGEYQLQMQICEGTCGSPHPHSYILSNQYLNFTII, encoded by the exons atgaataaaattttatcattatttttaataaccatattattaatttcaaaagttaTGTCATCAAGCGAAGAATGTAAACTTTGTACTGATTTTATGTATGACTCATTAAATGAACTTATTGAAATTGCCATTA atGGTGGAGTTATTGGTAGTTGTGGTGCTCTTTGTAATAAATTAGGTATTGCTCCTTTATGTATGGTATGTGCTATTGCCTGTGATGCAGTTGGAATTAATGGTTTTATGGATTTATTACAAGATGTTTTCCCAGATCCAATTTACATTTGTGAAAGTGTTAAAATGTGTCAATACAATGATAAAGCAAATGCAACTATTACTGAAGTTGTAATTAATCCAATGAGTGGAAATGTAGGTGACACTTTCAAAATTGGTGTATCATTTAATGTAACCAACACTATTGCAACTGGAGAAATTTTATGGAATGTTGTTGACCCAAGAGGTTTCCAATTTGGTGAAACTGAAGTTATAATTGATGCTGCTCCTTCAATTTACGGTGCCGCTTTCAGTTTCCAAGCAACTCCTTCTGAACAAGAAGAATTCCCACCAGGTGAATACCAATTACAAATGCAAATTTGTGAAGGTACCTGCGGTTCACCACATCCACATTCttatattttatcaaatcaatatttaaatttcaccattatataa
- a CDS encoding hypothetical protein (Similar to LIM domains): MSTENIIQNNSNKCLKCSEVIKGEMIVITEEEKFHKECFKCEQCNCEMSSFYVSSDKKRLCKDCNDKKNSVDCNKCKKSILGSKLTDNAGKVYHVDCFSCEQCNAKIDGAYFIRNDLPYCSKCNEELKAQQNANNTKEIGKCFQCKKSILNSTPMVVVSPEEKYHKNCLKCFKCKNEIEGQFQVLDNIASSKFFIIF; this comes from the exons atgt caacagaaaatataattcaaaataattcaaataaatgtttaaaatGTTCAGAAGTTATAAAAGGAGAAATGATAGTTATAACAGAGGAAGAGAAATTTCATAAGGAATGTTTTAAATGTGAACAATGTAATTGTGAAATGAGTAGTTTTTACGTTTCAAGTGATAAGAAAAGATTATGTAAAGattgtaatgataaaaagAATTCAGTCGATTGTAATAAATGTAAGAAATCAATTCTTGGAAGTAAATTAACAGATAATGCAGGTAAAGTTTACCATGTTGATTGTTTCTCATGTGAACAATGTAATGCAAAGATAGACGGTGCCTATTTCATTAGAAATGATTTACCATACTGTTCAAAATGtaatgaagaattaaaagcACAACAAAATGCAAATAATACTAAAGAAATAGGTAAATGCTTCCAAtgtaaaaaatcaattttaaattcaactcCAATGGTCGTAGTTTCACCAGAAGAGAAATATcataaaaattgtttaaaatgttttaaatgtaaaaatgaaattgaaggtCAATTTCAAGTTTTAGATAATATTGCTTcaagtaagttttttattattttttaa
- the osbF gene encoding oxysterol binding family protein, member 6 yields the protein MSAKVASNKEAPLTEDSVSDLSSDGVEAEGVDQTENSGADAMIDSEPATEAGVMKQAFGFIKNHLKVGADMTKLPIPATFVQPISFLTAIQQQSAIFSHLLTSAPYIKEDDQRFLQVLKYHLTWPKMYFPKNPLNPILGEVYECQVQHTDEKTNEVIQGDITHFTAEQISHHPPISCFNFYNDKHKIKFDSKQQITPVFKGKCIRVNMDVKTCITLEREGGVTETYFNDKFTEGYLRLLRWKFEFTGKYNFVCPETGYSAVINFKDKPIIGGKWHDLQIIVSKGTEPIYDIHGTHVDILTITNLKDKTSGVFINYNTMRSEPVIEEPMEQLKENASQKVWKGVAEGFAKKDSRKAGLEKQRIEDLQRKKAKVNLAKDPNFIHKPHYFIHNPNLPADCVKPDYIFKKPVESSTPNLSKVDSSAKIENSIPVDNSIPQTTN from the exons ATGTCAGCAAAAGTAGCAAGCAATAAAGAAGCACCATTAACAGAAGATAGTGTTAGTGATCTTTCAAGTGATGGCGTTGAAGCTGAAGGAGTTGATCAAACTGAAAATAGTGGAGCTGATGCAATGATTGATTCTGAACCAGCCACAGAGGCAGGTGTTATGAAACAAGCATTTGGATTCATTAAGAATCATCTTAAAGTTGGTGCAGATATGACTAAATTACCAATTCCAGCAACATTTGTACAACCAATTAGTTTCTTAACAgcaattcaacaacaatcagCAATTTTTTCACATTTATTAACAAg tgCACCATATATTAAAGAAGATGATCAAAGATTTTTacaagttttaaaatatcatttaacATGGCCAAAGATGTATTTCCCAAAGAATCCATTGAATCCAATTTTAGGAGAAGTTTATGAATGTCAAGTTCAACATACAGATGAGAAGACCAATGAGGTGATTCAAGGTGATATTACACATTTCACAGCCGAACAAATTTCACATCATCCACCAATTTCATGTTTTAACTTTTACAATGATAAACATAAGATCAAATTTGATTCAAAACAACAAATCACACCAGTATTCAAGGGTAAATGTATTCGTGTCAATATGGATGTAAAGACTTGTATCACATTGGAGAGAGAGGGTGGTGTCACCGAGACCTATTTCAACGATAAATTCACAGAGGGTTATCTTCGTCTTTTGAGATGGAAATTTGAATTCACtggtaaatataattttgtttGTCCAGAAACTGGCTATAGCGCAGTCATCAATTTCAAGGACAAACCAATCATTGGTGGCAAATGGCACGATCTTCAAATCATAGTTAGCAAAGGTACCGAACCAATCTATGATATTCATGGTACTCATGTTGATATACTTACCATCACTAATCTCAAAGATAAAACATCTGGTGTCTTTATAAATTACAATACCATGCGTTCTGAACCAGTCATCGAGGAACCAATGgaacaattaaaagagaaTGCTTCTCAAAAGGTTTGGAAAGGTGTTGCTGAGGGTTTCGCAAAGAAAGATAGTAGAAAGGCTGGTCttgaaaaacaaagaatCGAAGATCTTCAAAGAAAGAAAGCAAAAGTAAATTTGGCAAAGGATCCAAATTTCATTCATAAACCACACTATTTCATTCATAATCCAAATCTTCCTGCTGATTGTGTAAAACCagattatatttttaaaaaacccGTTGAATCTTCAACTCCAAACCTTTCAAAAGTTGATTCTTCTgctaaaattgaaaattcaattccagttgataattcaattccTCAAACtactaattaa
- the sepA gene encoding armadillo repeat-containing protein: MSKKEPEEIKKNVTVGNYNLGVVIGKGGFGTVYQGLDIEDGDFVAIKQINLTKIPKDQLQGIMNEIDLLKNLNHANIVKYIKYVKTKDNLYIVLEYVENGSLSGIIKKFGKFPETLVCVYIRQVLEGLVYLHEQGVVHRDIKGANILTTKEGKIKLADFGVATKFDDTSAAAVVGTPYWMAPEIIELNGATTKSDIWSVGCTVIELLTGSPPYYDLGQMPALFRIVQDDCPPLPEGISPPLKDWLMQCFQKDPNLRISAQKLLKHKWIQASIKKKPVENGAGGVGNGTDSLGAPANIDDIAKNITDYNERINKKPSHQRKPSIHPKSPKGKVFLPPPEEEEDEWGDDFSNTPKSIKLPDKKSPLKLTNNKPSTPLKQQPTNNTPVQQQQQQQQPPPLKLAVPKQPVIENDDDWGDDFNTVSDLSKAVGSLNFNNNKKNETPKPNIKKPTFSEDEDEDDDDDGFGSGGDDEDDDFGDIPTSIKLNPKFGSNIKGNSSGSANTTNSSSTVVQQPKLTVSNNNNNNNKKLPLSPRQPSSGNVKEGINHGSTGSKSGGVIIDQWGEDGEEDNDWGDVATVNFDPKVIRKGTVNKPDLSTRLKNRIALSETALSNSFNNNGNDDEDEDIFADDFDEDDDEDFDLDKNLMKDNYARMSSEILKLMNLLTPEQPEEVISSACTQLITMFKENSEQKTLLIRRHGVIPIMEMLEVSNIQSHVLCSILKVVNQIIDNNMEIQENLCLVGGIPAIMKFSGPEYPASVRLETASFISKMCSTSTLTLQMFIACKGLPILVDFLLSPYAESKRLVWMAVDAIVNVFELQSPTPKNDFCRLFSKCGLLKTLPIVLRDSIADGEAAATYPDRIINLFIMFSAADSVVRKTMSAVEVIRPILDTLSQLMPEQLAKVLKSIKQLSMDHNTLANLQNAGAIRFMVPFLGRRTGAFVAEIHNHVLNTMFHLCRIDPERQYQAAIDGIIPHLQYFITSHSPLNQFALPIICDLAHSKKARSELWKNNGVAFYLSLLEERYWQVNALDSLAVWITDETHKVENIIATNENIKKLIQLFTNAESQSFAGILEPLLKIIQISIPVNILLGTSNFITKIIDKLGHTNPQVRLNLLKIITSLYECHPNAKKMIQEFKLIPIIQKIADTDKSVLVQKMASKLLEAFNANTVI, encoded by the exons ATGTCTAAGAAAGAACCTgaagaaataaagaaaaatgtTACAGTTGGTAACTAT aaTTTAGGTGTTGTTATTGGTAAAGGTGGTTTTGGTACAGTATATCAAGGATTAGATATTGAAGATGGTGATTTTGTAgcaattaaacaaattaatctTACAAAGATTCCAAAAGATCAATTACAAGGTATTATGAATGAAATCGATCTTTTAAAGAATCTTAATCATGCAAACAttgtaaaatatattaaatacgTAAAGACAAAAGATAATCTTTATATTGTTTTAGa gtATGTTGAAAATGGTTCATTATCaggtattattaaaaagtttgGTAAATTTCCAGAAACATTGGTTTGTGTTTATATTAGACAAGTTTTAGAAGGTTTAGTTTATCTTCATGAACAGGGTGTGGTACATAGAGATATTAAAGGTGCAAATATTTTAACAACCAAAGAgggtaaaattaaattagcag attttggTGTTGCAACTAAATTTGATGATACAAGTGCAGCAGCAGTAGTTGGTACACCATATTGGATGGCACCAGAGATTATAGAGTTAAATGGTGCAACGACGAAATCAGATATTTGGAGTGTTGGATGTACAGTTATAGAGTTATTAACAGGATCACCACCATATTATGATTTAGGACAAATGCCAGCACTTTTTCGTATTGTACAAGATGATTGTCCACCATTACCTGAGGGTATTTCACCACCATTAAAGGATTGGTTAATGCAATGTTTTCAAAAGGATCCAAATTTACGTATTTCAGCacaaaaactattaaaacaTAAATGGATTCAAGCAAGTATAAAGAAAAAACCAGTTGAAAATGGTGCAGGTGGTGTTGGAAATGGTACAGATTCATTGGGTGCACCTGCAAACATTGATGATATAGCAAAGAATATTACAGATTACAATGAAcgtattaataaaaaaccatCACATCAAAGAAAACCTTCAATTCATCCAAAATCACCAAAAGGTAAAGTATTTTTACCACCAcctgaagaagaagaagatgaatgGGGTGATGATTTTAGTAATActccaaaatcaattaaattacctGATAAAAAATCaccattaaaattaacaaataataaacctTCAACAccattaaaacaacaaccaacaaataatacaccagtacaacaacaacaacaacaacaacaaccaccaccacttaAATTAGCAGTACCAAAACAACCagttattgaaaatgatgatgattggggtgatgattttaatacaGTTTCAGATTTATCAAAAGCAGTTGGTTCattaaatttcaataataataaaaagaatgaaacACCAAAACCAAATATAAAGAAACCAACATTTAGTgaggatgaagatgaagatgatgatgatgatggatttggtagtggtggtgatgatgaagatgatgattttggtgatataccaacatcaattaaattaaatccaaaatTCGGATCAAATATAAAAGgaaatagtagtggtagtgcaaatacaacaaattcatcatcaactgTTGTACAACAACCAAAATTAACAGtatctaataataacaataataataataagaaattaccattatcaccaaGACAACCATCATCAGGTAATGTTAAAGAGGGTATTAATCATGGTAGTACAGGTAGTAAGAGTGGTGGTGTAATTATTGATCAATGGGGAGAGGATGGTGAAGAAGATAATGATTGGGGAGATGTTGCAACAGTTAATTTTGATCCAAAAGTAATTAGAAAAGGTACAGTTAATAAACCAGATCTTTCAACTAGATTAAAGAATAGAATTGCATTATCAGAGACAGCATTAagtaatagttttaataataatggtaatgatgatgaggatgaagATATTTTCGCCGATGATTtcgatgaagatgatgatgaagatttcGATTTGGATAAGAATTTAATGAAGGATAACTATGCAAGAATGTCATCAGAGATTTTAAAACTTATGAATCTATTAACACCAGAACAACCCGAAGAAGTGATCTCTAGTGCATGCACTCAATTGATTACAATGTTCAAAGAGAACTCTGAACAAAAGACCCTATTAATTCGACGTCATGGTGTTATTCCAATCATGGAGATGTTGGAGGTTTCAAATATTCAATCACATGTACTTTGCTCAATTCTAAAGGTTGTCAATCAAATTATCGATAACAATATGGAGATTCAAGAGAATCTATGTTTGGTTGGTGGTATTCCAGCGATTATGAAATTTTCAGGACCTGAATATCCAGCATCTGTTCGTTTGGAGACCGCTTCATTCATTAGTAAAATGTGTAGTACTTCAACATTGACATTGCAAATGTTTATTGCATGTAAAGGTTTACCCATTTTAGTGGactttttattatcaccataCGCCGAGAGTAAACGTTTGGTTTGGATGGCCGTCGATGCCATTGTAAATGTTTTCGAATTACAATCACCAACACCAAAGAATGATTTTTGTCGTCTCTTTTCAAAATGTGGACTTTTAAAAACACTTCCAATCGTATTAAGAGATTCAATTGCAGATGGTGAAGCCGCTGCAACCTATCCCGATAGAATCataaatttattcattatgTTTTCTGCAGCAGATTCCGTTGTTAGAAAGACAATGTCTGCCGTTGAGGTTATTCGTCCAATTTTAGATACACTCTCACAATTGATGCCAGAACAATTGGCAAAAGTATTGAAAAgtattaaacaattatccATGGATCATAATACATTGGCCAATCTACAAAATGCAGGTGCCATTCGTTTTATGGTACCATTTTTAGGTCGTCGTACTGGTGCATTTGTTGCAGAGATTCATAATCATGTTTTGAATACAATGTTCCATCTTTGTCGTATCGATCCAGAGAGACAATATCAAGCTGCTATCGATGGTATCATACCACATCTTCAATACTTTATCACTAGTCATTCACCATTGAATCAATTTGCCTTACCAATCATTTGTGATTTAGCTCATTCAAAGAAAGCAAGATCTGAACTTTGGAAAAATAATGGTGTCGCTTTCTATTTATCACTCTTGGAGGAACGTTATTGGCAAGTGAATGCTTTGGATTCTTTGGCAGTTTGGATCACTGATGAAACTCACAAGGTTGAGAATATCATTGCAACCAATGAAAAcataaagaaattgattcaaCTCTTTACCAATGCTGAATCTCAATCTTTTGCTGGTATCTTGGAGCCATTATTAAAGATTATTCAAATTTCAATACCTGTAAATATCCTCTTGGGAACTTCAAATTTCATCACTAAAATCATCGATAAATTGGGTCATACTAATCCTCAAGTACGTTTGAACCTCTTGAAAATTATTACCTCCCTCTATGAATGTCATCCAAATGCTAAAAAGATGATTCAAGAATTTAAACTCATTCCAATCATTCAAAAGATTGCAGATACCGATAAATCTGTTTTGGTTCAAAAAATGGCAAGCAAATTACTTGAAGCCTTTAATGCTAATActgtaatttaa